From Chloroflexota bacterium, a single genomic window includes:
- a CDS encoding DUF2029 domain-containing protein: MTGLARQNKALIALGLLLEAGLLLLLLTSGIYRGSYLLEIFFWLPFAIYLLTIWWISRTDKPASLKQTSVLVLLFALVFQVTLLFSPNPLSDDIYRYNWDGKVFSHGLNPYADSPDAEQLQPLIDANWEKVQNRNVHTFYPPLSQLVFAAGYLISPSPFTLRLFSVLFYLLSIGVLILILKELRLDERYSIAYAWSPLATIEFANSGHIDSLAILLTLLSFFALLKRKSALSSAALGLGVLAKFYPLLFAGLFLPRWGRKGALVFAGVTIACYLPFLGAGAGLFQGFSYFMGRGLFNGSLFPLVSGVLGTMMEKPDALLVSKALVGAIFLGFLAYLLYLYSRSHQQEGRDLLLLRYSFWLVGAFLLLSPTVHPWYLTWVLPFLCFFRSAGWILLTGTVILARSIYIGYEAAGTWQEMGWVRLVEYGPPYLLMLYGLVRRWRKWRLDPNWNTYWKKPWLVKP; the protein is encoded by the coding sequence GTGACAGGTCTTGCTCGCCAGAACAAGGCCCTGATAGCGCTCGGCCTCCTCTTGGAGGCCGGGTTGCTTTTACTGCTTTTGACCAGTGGGATATACCGGGGCTCATACCTCCTGGAGATATTCTTCTGGCTGCCCTTCGCCATATACCTTCTCACTATCTGGTGGATATCAAGAACAGACAAGCCAGCCTCTCTAAAACAGACATCGGTCCTGGTCCTGCTCTTTGCACTGGTCTTCCAGGTCACCCTTCTTTTCTCCCCAAATCCCCTGTCAGACGATATCTACAGGTATAATTGGGACGGAAAGGTCTTCAGCCACGGCCTCAACCCCTATGCCGACAGCCCAGATGCCGAACAGCTGCAGCCCCTCATAGATGCCAACTGGGAGAAGGTTCAAAATAGAAATGTCCACACCTTCTACCCCCCCCTCTCTCAGCTTGTCTTCGCCGCAGGCTATCTCATCTCTCCCAGCCCCTTCACCCTGAGGCTATTTTCCGTCCTCTTCTATCTTCTCTCCATCGGGGTCCTCATCCTTATCTTGAAAGAACTGCGCCTTGATGAGAGGTACTCCATCGCATATGCCTGGTCCCCGCTGGCAACTATAGAGTTTGCCAACAGCGGCCACATAGACTCCCTGGCCATCTTGCTGACCTTGCTTTCCTTCTTTGCCCTTCTCAAAAGGAAAAGCGCTCTGTCCTCGGCAGCTCTGGGGCTGGGGGTGCTCGCCAAATTCTATCCCCTCCTCTTCGCCGGCCTTTTCCTCCCGCGCTGGGGCAGAAAGGGGGCCCTGGTCTTCGCCGGGGTCACTATCGCCTGCTACCTCCCCTTTCTGGGGGCAGGGGCCGGCCTGTTTCAGGGCTTTTCCTATTTTATGGGCCGGGGACTTTTCAACGGAAGCCTCTTCCCCCTGGTCTCCGGCGTTCTGGGAACAATGATGGAAAAACCCGATGCCCTGCTGGTCTCCAAGGCGCTGGTGGGGGCCATCTTCCTCGGCTTCCTCGCTTACCTGCTCTACTTATACTCCAGGTCGCATCAGCAGGAGGGGAGAGACCTGCTCCTTCTGAGGTATTCTTTCTGGCTTGTGGGGGCCTTCCTTCTGCTCAGCCCCACGGTCCATCCCTGGTATCTGACCTGGGTGCTTCCATTTCTGTGCTTCTTCAGGTCGGCGGGGTGGATTCTTCTTACCGGCACGGTAATCCTTGCCCGCTCCATATACATCGGTTACGAAGCCGCAGGCACATGGCAGGAGATGGGATGGGTCAGGTTGGTTGAATATGGGCCTCCCTATCTGCTCATGCTCTATGGCCTGGTCAGGAGGTGGCGAAAATGGAGATTAGACCCAAACTGGAATACATACTGGAAAAAGCCCTGGCTCGTGAAGCCCTAA
- a CDS encoding MerR family transcriptional regulator, translating to MQSRPVYPIGIVAELLSVHPETIRVWERHGLVQPQRRGGKRFYSENDLKRLRFVQGLLGQELNLPSIRYFLRVYPCWQLDDCPACMHRSELVSCAKPCWKEEGIYCLVSAQDSCSKCEFCRERKQYEATATHRDTRKLNSGQPKRALQISQQTF from the coding sequence ATGCAGAGCCGACCAGTCTACCCGATAGGTATAGTTGCAGAGCTGCTTAGTGTGCATCCGGAAACAATTCGGGTATGGGAAAGACACGGTCTAGTTCAACCACAGAGGAGAGGCGGCAAGCGATTCTATTCTGAGAACGATCTGAAACGATTGCGATTCGTTCAAGGGCTGCTAGGGCAAGAGCTAAACCTACCGTCAATACGATATTTTCTCCGGGTTTACCCTTGCTGGCAACTGGATGATTGCCCCGCCTGTATGCACCGCTCTGAGCTCGTCTCGTGCGCAAAACCATGCTGGAAAGAAGAGGGAATCTATTGTCTCGTATCTGCCCAGGACTCCTGCTCCAAATGTGAATTCTGCCGAGAACGAAAGCAGTATGAGGCCACGGCAACACACAGGGACACCCGAAAGCTCAACTCAGGTCAGCCAAAGCGCGCTCTGCAGATTTCTCAACAAACGTTTTGA
- a CDS encoding trypsin-like peptidase domain-containing protein, with amino-acid sequence MARYLVLLMLVVMLGACAVPTAAPSAPATPSLATPPPSTPGPAAPLPVTASPPPPANSSLVSLPSLAGVVNQVKPAVVAILTEVQQAEGAGSGFIFRPDGYILTNNHVVEGATQITVALPPGSRFPRGTTLPGKVLGQDPLTDTAVVKVEASDLTTLPMARAPLQVGDWVIAVGNALALEGGPTVTLGIVSALGRSVDEETGVTLYDLIQTDAAINPGNSGGPLLNLSGEVVGMNTLVAGGAQGIGFAVSVNTVLSVVDELIRLGKVNWPWIGVTVGSVTPAVASQLGLAVQEGVLIREVSQGSPAERVGLKQNDVIVRLGGVDTPDYLIFLQELRRRRAGDQVELAIRRGNDSLSVTITLAERPPNP; translated from the coding sequence ATGGCAAGATATTTGGTGTTGCTGATGCTGGTTGTCATGCTGGGCGCATGTGCGGTGCCAACGGCTGCTCCCTCTGCGCCGGCAACGCCTTCTTTGGCAACTCCCCCACCTTCAACGCCGGGCCCGGCGGCCCCTTTGCCAGTAACGGCCTCGCCTCCACCGCCGGCCAACTCCTCTCTCGTCTCCCTGCCCTCGCTGGCTGGCGTCGTAAACCAGGTGAAGCCGGCGGTGGTAGCCATCCTCACCGAAGTCCAGCAGGCAGAGGGGGCTGGCTCGGGCTTCATCTTCCGCCCCGATGGCTACATCCTTACCAACAACCATGTGGTGGAGGGTGCAACACAGATAACGGTGGCCCTGCCCCCCGGCTCGCGCTTTCCCCGCGGCACCACCCTCCCCGGCAAGGTGCTGGGGCAGGACCCCCTCACCGATACCGCTGTGGTCAAGGTTGAAGCCTCTGACCTGACCACGCTTCCCATGGCCAGGGCGCCGCTCCAGGTGGGGGATTGGGTCATCGCCGTGGGCAATGCCCTGGCCCTGGAAGGCGGCCCCACGGTCACCCTGGGCATTGTCAGCGCCCTGGGAAGGAGTGTGGATGAGGAAACCGGTGTAACCCTCTATGACCTCATCCAGACCGACGCTGCCATTAATCCCGGCAACTCAGGAGGCCCGCTGCTGAACCTCTCCGGGGAGGTGGTGGGCATGAATACTCTCGTTGCCGGTGGGGCCCAGGGCATCGGTTTTGCTGTGTCTGTGAATACTGTCCTCTCGGTGGTGGATGAGCTCATCCGCTTGGGGAAGGTGAACTGGCCCTGGATTGGGGTGACGGTGGGTTCAGTGACCCCAGCGGTGGCCAGCCAGCTCGGGCTGGCGGTGCAGGAGGGGGTGCTCATCCGAGAGGTTTCCCAGGGGTCCCCGGCGGAGCGGGTTGGGCTGAAGCAGAACGATGTGATAGTCCGCCTGGGGGGGGTGGATACCCCTGATTATCTAATCTTCTTACAGGAGCTGAGGCGGCGCCGGGCAGGGGACCAAGTGGAGTTGGCCATCCGCCGGGGAAACGACTCCCTCTCGGTGACGATTACTCTCGCGGAGAGGCCCCCCAACCCCTGA
- a CDS encoding NAD(P)H-binding protein, which produces MLDGELVVVTGAYGYTGKYIARRLLSMGKKVITITGHPHRESPFGDQVKAFPLNFDEPRELRETLLGATTLYNTYWVRFPRGEVSFDRAVENTKTLVRAAEEAGVRRLVHISITNPSEDSPLPYFRGKAQVEKIIARSKLSYAILRPTVIFGVEDILVNNIAWLLRRFPFFAIPGSGGYRLQPVYVEDVAEMAVRAGQQEENLVLDAAGPEVYTFAGLVRLIAKKVHSKARLLHVPPGLALPLARLVGYLVKDVVLTRDEILGLMSDLLISSASPLGHTRFSQWLEENAATLGTRYASELSRHYRRGA; this is translated from the coding sequence ATGCTAGACGGGGAGCTTGTCGTGGTCACGGGGGCCTATGGCTACACCGGCAAATATATAGCCCGCCGGCTCCTCTCTATGGGGAAAAAGGTCATAACCATCACCGGGCACCCCCACAGGGAAAGCCCTTTCGGCGACCAGGTTAAGGCCTTCCCCCTCAATTTCGATGAGCCACGGGAACTCCGGGAGACCCTGCTGGGGGCGACCACCCTCTATAATACCTACTGGGTCCGCTTTCCCCGGGGGGAAGTCAGCTTTGATAGGGCCGTGGAGAACACAAAGACCCTCGTCAGGGCGGCGGAGGAAGCCGGCGTCCGAAGGCTGGTCCATATCAGCATCACCAACCCCTCCGAGGACTCACCCCTCCCCTATTTCAGGGGCAAGGCGCAGGTGGAGAAGATTATTGCCCGTTCAAAGCTCTCCTACGCCATCCTCCGCCCCACCGTCATCTTCGGGGTGGAGGACATCCTGGTCAACAACATCGCCTGGCTCCTCAGAAGGTTCCCCTTCTTTGCCATTCCCGGGAGTGGGGGCTACCGGCTCCAGCCAGTCTATGTGGAAGATGTGGCCGAGATGGCGGTCCGGGCCGGACAGCAGGAGGAAAACCTGGTCCTGGACGCCGCAGGCCCCGAGGTTTATACCTTTGCCGGACTGGTCCGCCTCATCGCCAAGAAAGTCCACAGCAAAGCCAGGCTACTTCATGTTCCCCCGGGGCTGGCCCTTCCCCTGGCCAGGCTAGTGGGCTACCTGGTGAAGGATGTGGTGCTTACCCGGGACGAAATCCTGGGACTGATGTCGGACCTCCTCATCTCCAGCGCCTCCCCTCTGGGACACACCCGCTTCAGCCAGTGGCTGGAAGAAAACGCCGCCACTCTTGGGACGAGATACGCCTCGGAGCTGAGCCGGCACTACAGGAGGGGTGCATAG
- a CDS encoding B12-binding domain-containing radical SAM protein, translating into MKVLLVYPRYPDTFWSFRHALGFISKKAAYPPLGLLTVAAMLPHEWPKRLVDMNVKALKDEDIRWADYVLISAMSIQKESVQDVIRRCNRLKVKVVAGGPLFTTGHDQFKGVDHFVLGEAEAILPAFLKDLEMGNARPTYTSSEWPDIARTPVPLWELVDMKHYALMSVQYSRGCPFDCEFCDIVVLNGHRPRTKDKDQLLAELDAIYRQGWRGGMFVVDDNFIGNKRKVRAEILPAMKGWMEEKGNPFTFSTQVSINLANDEELMRLMAEVGFNTVFIGIETPNDDSLVECGKQHNRNLDLLASVKKIQNYGMQVYGGFIVGFDNDPPSIFEKQISFIQKSGIVAAMVGLLNAPRGTKLYQRLKKENRLVEEITGDITTTNFVPKMKAETLLNGYRQVINTIYSPKQYYERIKAFLREYRPRQKKVRFPSYTLPAFIKLVWTLGIRQPGRRYFWKLLFSTLFRHPYFLGVSMVLAGYGFHFRKMVDAYNRTRVAVPRQIDPL; encoded by the coding sequence TTGAAAGTACTGCTGGTCTATCCCCGGTATCCGGATACCTTCTGGAGCTTCAGACATGCCCTGGGGTTTATCTCTAAGAAGGCGGCCTACCCGCCCCTGGGCCTGCTTACGGTGGCCGCCATGCTCCCCCACGAGTGGCCGAAAAGGCTCGTGGATATGAATGTCAAGGCCCTGAAGGACGAGGACATCCGCTGGGCCGACTATGTCCTTATCAGCGCCATGTCCATACAGAAAGAGTCGGTGCAGGATGTCATCCGCAGGTGCAACCGGCTGAAGGTCAAGGTTGTGGCCGGAGGCCCTCTGTTCACCACCGGGCATGACCAGTTTAAGGGCGTGGACCACTTTGTGCTCGGCGAGGCCGAAGCCATCCTGCCGGCCTTCTTGAAGGACCTGGAAATGGGCAATGCCAGACCTACTTATACAAGTAGCGAGTGGCCGGACATTGCCAGGACCCCTGTCCCCCTGTGGGAGCTGGTGGATATGAAGCACTACGCCCTCATGAGCGTCCAGTATTCCCGGGGCTGCCCCTTTGACTGTGAGTTCTGCGATATCGTCGTCCTCAACGGGCACAGGCCCCGGACCAAAGACAAGGACCAGCTGCTGGCGGAGCTTGACGCAATATACCGGCAGGGCTGGCGGGGCGGGATGTTTGTGGTGGACGATAACTTCATAGGCAACAAGCGGAAGGTAAGGGCAGAAATCCTGCCCGCTATGAAAGGATGGATGGAGGAGAAAGGAAATCCCTTTACCTTCTCTACCCAGGTATCTATAAACCTGGCCAACGATGAGGAGCTCATGCGCCTGATGGCGGAGGTGGGGTTTAACACGGTGTTTATAGGCATCGAGACCCCGAATGATGACAGCCTGGTGGAATGCGGCAAGCAACATAACCGTAACCTGGACCTGCTGGCCTCGGTCAAGAAGATTCAGAACTACGGCATGCAGGTCTATGGAGGCTTTATAGTCGGCTTTGATAATGACCCCCCCTCCATTTTTGAAAAGCAGATAAGTTTTATCCAGAAAAGCGGGATTGTAGCAGCGATGGTGGGTTTGCTGAACGCCCCCCGGGGCACCAAGCTGTACCAGCGCCTCAAGAAAGAGAACCGCCTGGTGGAGGAGATAACGGGGGACATCACCACCACAAACTTCGTTCCAAAGATGAAGGCCGAGACGCTACTCAATGGCTATCGCCAGGTCATCAACACTATCTATTCGCCCAAACAATACTATGAGCGGATAAAGGCCTTCCTGAGGGAATACAGGCCCAGGCAGAAGAAGGTCAGATTCCCTTCCTATACCCTTCCCGCCTTCATCAAGCTTGTATGGACTCTGGGGATAAGACAGCCGGGGAGGAGGTATTTCTGGAAGCTCCTCTTTTCCACCTTGTTCAGGCATCCCTATTTTCTGGGGGTATCCATGGTCCTGGCGGGCTACGGTTTCCATTTCCGCAAGATGGTGGACGCTTACAACAGGACCCGGGTGGCAGTGCCCCGTCAAATTGACCCCCTCTAG
- a CDS encoding MEDS domain-containing protein, whose amino-acid sequence MVGNVSWGTHLCLFYKIQEDLLDILIPYWEEGLKRGQLCIWATSEFLGVAAAKAALAKAVMNLDEYVKGGQIEIVDARECYTNSRKFDQDETLQDWFKKERQAVERGFTGVRVAGDTSWLEEEDWRAFADYEATLDNIIGKHRIVVICSHSLDKCLAYQIIDASSNHQGTLIKRQGKWEVIENLGHKRATEEALKRSWHEMQNGKLGTILEGMVSALASVAEKRDPYTAGHQQRVTLLACAIAGQMGLPEVQIDGIRVAGTLHDIGKMYVPAEILNKPGALAGVEMSLIRAHSEAGYDIVKGIEFPWPVAQAILQHHERLDGSGYPAGLSGEDIILEARVLGVADVVEAMCSHRPFRPALGMDKALEEISRHRGILYDPRVADACLKVFTEKGFRLEHGS is encoded by the coding sequence GTGGTAGGCAATGTCTCCTGGGGCACGCACCTGTGCCTATTCTACAAGATACAAGAAGACCTGCTTGATATTTTGATACCTTACTGGGAAGAAGGGTTAAAAAGGGGACAGCTCTGCATTTGGGCTACTTCAGAGTTCCTTGGAGTTGCGGCCGCAAAGGCAGCACTAGCAAAGGCAGTGATGAATCTGGACGAATATGTCAAGGGGGGCCAAATAGAGATAGTCGACGCCAGAGAGTGTTACACCAACTCAAGGAAATTCGACCAAGATGAGACGCTGCAGGATTGGTTCAAGAAAGAGAGACAAGCTGTAGAAAGAGGATTTACTGGGGTTCGCGTGGCCGGGGACACCTCTTGGCTTGAAGAAGAGGATTGGAGAGCATTCGCTGACTATGAAGCAACACTAGACAATATTATTGGCAAACATCGGATTGTTGTCATTTGTTCGCATTCTCTCGATAAATGTTTGGCATACCAGATAATCGATGCGTCCAGCAACCATCAAGGGACTCTTATCAAGCGGCAAGGTAAGTGGGAGGTCATTGAAAATCTCGGGCATAAGCGGGCGACGGAAGAAGCACTCAAACGAAGCTGGCATGAGATGCAGAATGGGAAGTTGGGGACAATATTGGAGGGAATGGTCAGTGCCCTGGCATCAGTAGCTGAAAAGAGGGACCCTTACACAGCAGGCCATCAGCAGCGTGTGACCCTGCTGGCCTGTGCTATAGCCGGGCAGATGGGCCTCCCCGAGGTGCAGATAGATGGAATCCGTGTGGCTGGGACTCTTCATGACATTGGCAAGATGTATGTACCAGCCGAGATTCTAAACAAGCCCGGGGCGCTGGCCGGCGTAGAAATGTCCCTAATCAGGGCTCACTCCGAGGCGGGATACGACATAGTGAAAGGAATAGAATTCCCCTGGCCGGTTGCCCAGGCAATACTCCAGCACCACGAGAGGTTAGACGGGTCTGGCTATCCTGCAGGTCTTTCTGGCGAAGACATCATTCTGGAGGCGAGGGTCTTGGGTGTGGCCGACGTGGTTGAGGCCATGTGTTCCCACCGCCCCTTCAGACCGGCTCTCGGTATGGACAAGGCATTAGAGGAAATCTCGCGGCATAGGGGCATCCTTTATGACCCCCGGGTGGCAGATGCTTGCCTGAAGGTTTTCACTGAGAAAGGATTCAGGCTAGAGCACGGGAGCTGA
- the queA gene encoding tRNA preQ1(34) S-adenosylmethionine ribosyltransferase-isomerase QueA produces the protein MAFVDFSLPRELIAQTPAQPRDHSRLMVLFRDTGQIEHRYFYDLPGYLRGGDVLVLNDTRVLPARLLGHKKETGGRVEALLLKEEGDGLWRAMVRPGKRLPVGARAIFGGMEAEVAGREPDGTRWLRFPPGAAVLEAGQVPLPPYIHTPLQDPERYQTVFARKPGGLAAPTAGLHFTPELLEKIKAKGIETVSVTLHIGPGSFRPAGEGENLPQEYGEIPPHAAQALTRARKEGRRIIAVGTTTTRLLEQASTPEAIGPFQGRTRLFISPGHVFGAISALVTNFHLPRSTHLLLVNAFCGEALLKRAYEEAIQLRYRFYSFGDCMVIL, from the coding sequence ATGGCCTTCGTTGATTTTTCTCTCCCCAGAGAGCTCATCGCCCAGACCCCGGCCCAGCCCCGGGACCACTCCCGCCTGATGGTCCTCTTCCGGGATACCGGCCAGATAGAGCACCGCTATTTCTATGACCTGCCTGGCTACCTCCGGGGGGGGGATGTCCTGGTGCTCAACGATACCCGGGTCCTCCCCGCCCGCCTCCTGGGCCACAAGAAAGAGACCGGGGGCCGGGTAGAAGCCCTGCTGCTGAAGGAGGAAGGGGACGGCCTGTGGCGGGCCATGGTGAGACCGGGGAAGCGCCTGCCGGTGGGGGCCAGGGCTATCTTCGGGGGTATGGAGGCCGAGGTAGCGGGCAGGGAGCCCGATGGCACCCGTTGGCTGAGGTTCCCCCCGGGGGCAGCGGTCCTGGAGGCGGGGCAGGTACCCCTTCCCCCCTACATCCACACCCCGCTCCAGGACCCCGAGCGCTACCAGACGGTCTTCGCCCGGAAACCGGGGGGCCTGGCCGCCCCCACCGCCGGCCTCCACTTCACCCCGGAGCTCCTGGAAAAAATAAAGGCGAAGGGGATAGAGACAGTCTCCGTCACCCTCCACATCGGCCCGGGCTCCTTCCGCCCCGCCGGGGAAGGGGAAAACCTCCCCCAGGAATACGGTGAAATCCCCCCCCACGCCGCCCAGGCCCTCACCCGTGCCCGCAAAGAGGGGAGGAGGATTATCGCCGTAGGCACCACCACCACCCGCCTGCTGGAGCAGGCCTCCACCCCCGAGGCCATAGGCCCCTTCCAGGGCCGGACACGGCTTTTCATATCTCCCGGCCATGTTTTCGGGGCCATCTCCGCCCTGGTGACCAACTTCCACCTCCCCCGCTCCACGCATTTGCTCTTGGTAAACGCCTTCTGCGGAGAAGCCCTGCTGAAGAGGGCCTACGAAGAGGCCATCCAGCTCCGCTACCGCTTCTACAGCTTCGGCGACTGTATGGTCATCTTGTAA
- the ffh gene encoding signal recognition particle protein encodes MFEVLSERLGEVFRRLAGKGKLSEKDIEEGLRQVRLALLEADVNLKVVKEFTARVRERCLKAEVLEHLSPAQQVVKIVYEELVGLLGERAPLSPAPHPPSVLMLVGLQGSGKTTTAAKLALHLRRQGQRSLLVPLDPRRPAAREQLMVLGRQLNVPVLEDQAPLEALAGLALERAGGLGVGWVIADTAGRLHIDQELMGELREIRDRLRPSEVLLVVDAMTGQDGVRVAEEFHREVGLTGVILTKMDGDARGGVALSVRSVTGVPIKFLGTGEKTEALELFYPDRLASRILGMGDVLTLIEKAQDAWDEKKLQEVEKKLKKGELDLGDLVEQLEQLQKMGPVSQILGMVPGLGALASRLPQGQEDKLKRMKAIIQSMTPQERRTPEMIDGSRRRRIARGSGTTPQEVNQLLNQFRQMQKLVRQMGRGKGLLSMFKGGP; translated from the coding sequence ATGTTTGAGGTCCTTTCGGAAAGGCTGGGAGAGGTCTTCCGCCGGCTGGCGGGGAAGGGCAAGCTCTCGGAGAAGGACATCGAGGAGGGCCTGCGCCAGGTGCGTCTGGCCCTTCTGGAGGCCGATGTCAACCTGAAGGTGGTCAAGGAGTTCACCGCCCGGGTGAGGGAGAGGTGTCTGAAAGCTGAGGTGCTGGAGCACCTATCCCCGGCCCAGCAGGTGGTGAAGATAGTCTATGAGGAGCTGGTGGGCCTGCTGGGGGAGAGGGCCCCCCTGAGCCCCGCCCCCCACCCGCCGTCGGTCCTGATGCTGGTGGGGCTTCAGGGCTCGGGCAAGACCACCACCGCCGCCAAGCTGGCCCTCCATCTCCGGCGGCAGGGGCAACGCTCTTTGCTGGTGCCCCTGGACCCCCGCCGTCCCGCCGCCCGGGAACAGCTCATGGTGCTGGGCCGCCAGCTCAATGTCCCTGTCCTGGAGGACCAGGCCCCCCTGGAGGCCCTGGCGGGGCTGGCGCTTGAGAGGGCCGGGGGGCTGGGGGTGGGCTGGGTCATCGCCGATACGGCGGGGAGGCTCCACATCGACCAGGAGCTGATGGGGGAGCTGAGGGAGATAAGGGACAGGCTCCGCCCTTCTGAGGTGCTCCTGGTGGTGGATGCCATGACGGGGCAGGACGGGGTGAGGGTGGCCGAGGAGTTCCACCGGGAGGTGGGGCTGACGGGGGTCATCCTCACCAAGATGGACGGGGATGCCCGGGGAGGGGTGGCCCTCTCCGTGCGTTCGGTAACCGGCGTGCCCATCAAGTTCCTGGGGACGGGGGAGAAGACCGAGGCCCTGGAGCTCTTCTACCCCGACCGCCTGGCCTCCCGCATACTGGGGATGGGGGACGTCCTCACCCTTATTGAGAAGGCCCAGGATGCCTGGGACGAGAAGAAGCTCCAGGAGGTGGAGAAGAAGCTCAAGAAGGGGGAGCTGGACCTGGGGGACCTGGTGGAGCAACTGGAGCAGCTCCAGAAGATGGGGCCCGTCTCGCAGATTCTGGGGATGGTCCCCGGCCTGGGGGCCCTGGCCTCCCGCCTGCCACAGGGCCAAGAGGACAAACTCAAGAGGATGAAGGCAATCATCCAGTCCATGACCCCCCAGGAGAGGCGGACCCCCGAGATGATAGACGGCAGCCGGAGGCGGCGGATAGCCCGGGGGAGCGGCACCACCCCCCAGGAGGTGAACCAGCTCCTGAACCAGTTCCGCCAGATGCAGAAGCTGGTCCGGCAGATGGGCCGGGGAAAGGGACTTCTGTCCATGTTTAAAGGGGGCCCCTAG
- a CDS encoding zinc-ribbon domain containing protein yields the protein MSFEDKTLNCVECSKGFTFSAEDQEFFQSKGYTNEPKRCPACRQAKKAERGDSGSSYGPRREMFPAKCAQCGKDTQVPFEPRNGRPVYCSNCYTKVRATNR from the coding sequence ATGAGCTTCGAGGACAAGACATTGAACTGCGTGGAGTGTAGCAAGGGGTTCACCTTCAGCGCTGAGGACCAGGAGTTCTTCCAATCCAAAGGCTACACCAATGAGCCCAAGCGCTGCCCAGCCTGTCGCCAGGCCAAGAAGGCCGAGCGTGGCGATAGCGGGTCCAGTTACGGGCCACGCCGCGAGATGTTCCCCGCAAAATGTGCCCAGTGCGGCAAAGACACCCAGGTGCCGTTTGAGCCGCGAAACGGGCGACCAGTGTACTGCAGCAACTGCTACACCAAAGTCCGTGCCACAAATCGCTAA
- a CDS encoding RNA-binding protein produces MDIYVGNLSRDVTEGELKQEFMAFGKVTSVRVVKDRRSGQSKGFAFVQMPSQAEGQAAIAGLKGKTLRDRTLDVTESHPR; encoded by the coding sequence GTGGACATTTACGTGGGCAACTTGTCGCGCGATGTAACTGAAGGTGAATTGAAGCAGGAATTCATGGCTTTTGGGAAAGTCACATCTGTAAGAGTTGTGAAAGACAGGCGTAGCGGGCAATCCAAGGGATTTGCGTTTGTCCAAATGCCGTCCCAGGCTGAAGGCCAGGCCGCAATTGCTGGCCTCAAAGGAAAAACACTGAGGGACCGGACGCTTGATGTTACTGAGTCTCACCCTCGCTAG
- a CDS encoding type II toxin-antitoxin system HicB family antitoxin yields MKFAVTLEKDEDGFIVASCPALPGCHSQGKTREEAIANIEEAIRGYIASKRKHGEPLPITEVKEVEVAV; encoded by the coding sequence ATGAAGTTTGCCGTCACTCTGGAAAAAGACGAAGACGGCTTCATTGTTGCCAGCTGCCCGGCTTTGCCCGGATGCCACTCCCAGGGTAAAACCAGGGAAGAAGCAATCGCCAACATTGAAGAGGCGATACGGGGTTACATCGCCAGCAAGCGCAAGCACGGCGAACCGTTGCCGATAACCGAGGTCAAAGAGGTTGAGGTTGCCGTTTAG
- a CDS encoding type II toxin-antitoxin system HicA family toxin produces MPRLPVISGDEFAKAVSKTGYAWDHTEGSHMILLHPSGRRLSVPRHAELGRGLLLALIRDAGLSRQEFIKLLRE; encoded by the coding sequence GTGCCCCGCCTGCCAGTAATCTCTGGAGACGAATTCGCCAAAGCCGTAAGCAAGACTGGATATGCTTGGGACCACACCGAAGGTAGCCACATGATTTTACTCCATCCTTCGGGGCGGCGGCTTTCCGTACCCCGACATGCCGAACTGGGACGAGGGTTGTTACTGGCTTTAATCAGGGATGCCGGACTGAGCCGGCAAGAATTCATCAAGTTGCTGCGAGAGTAA